A portion of the Homalodisca vitripennis isolate AUS2020 chromosome 2, UT_GWSS_2.1, whole genome shotgun sequence genome contains these proteins:
- the LOC124356072 gene encoding longitudinals lacking protein, isoforms A/B/D/L-like has protein sequence MSSSDHDLAGDHTLSPNKEGNCNGLATVFKYSCPDCGKAYKWRHNMLQHWKRDCGKPPNFLCPYCDYGSKQKNNLARHVLSRHKEHYVSFFEDFHRKNTLGISAGQEKDVVPSVGSPLSVPL, from the coding sequence ATGTCCTCGAGTGATCATGACCTAGCAGGCGATCATACACTGTCACCGAACAAGGAAGGCAACTGTAacggactggccacagtgttcaAGTACAGCTGTCCAGACTGCGGAAAAGCGTACAAGTGGAGACACAATATGCTGCAACACTGGAAGCGTGACTGTGGGAAACCTCCAAACTTTCTGTGTCCGTACTGTGACTACGGGAGTAAGCAGAAGAACAACCTCGCCAGGCACGTCCTCTCCAGGCATAAGGAGCACTATGTGTCCTTCTTTGAGGATTTCCACAGGAAAAATACCCTTGGAATTTCGGCCGGTCAGGAGAAAGACGTGGTGCCTTCGGTTGGGTCACCTTTATCCGTTCCGCTCTGA